The DNA region aaaaatgaacaaattgGAATTAAATCATTCCTCACTCTCAGTTACTCAGTCGGCATTAGAATTTCTTTCTGTCAGCACACTCTGAACGAACCATAACAACGAATCACGAATCATGAACGAATACTCAAACAAAACCCATTGATTCTGCTACAAATTCCTTTCGTACAGAGTAAGTATACTTCCAACGCGTACATCCAAACCCTCGTTGTtagttgtatttattttttgcgctTTGCGTACACTTCACGGCGGCAAATAAACACCTTCCGCCGAAGAACGACTCGCCGAAAACCGTCTCTCCGCAGCAGCTAAACAAGGGGATCAAAAGGCGGCTACGCGAGCGCGTGTGAGCTTGCTTTATAGATATAGTTTTGCACCCCCACGCGTCAACAAAAACGTGGCATTTTAACAAAATCTGGCGCGATTTTGGTGCTCGCTTCAGTTTGTTTGTCTTAAAAAATGGCCACAGCGCAGGGTTGAGGAGGTACGCTACGCGGGGCTTACCTTTGAAGTGCAAAGCTGACCACAGTACGGAAACCAGGACCGTACCGGGCAGGAGATCGCGTTAACCGCCCCCCAACAATATGCCGATGGGAGTCAAAAATATGCGAACGGATGTTTTCGCGTCCAGGGTTTTATCAAATCAAGGAAAGTCTCCTCACAAGGAAAATCAATATTGACGCCGAGGAACAGCCCATCAGCAAAATATAGTTCCCGCGCCCGGGCAGGGTGGCAGCAATTGGAGTAGCGCAACTATTTGCTGAAAACAGTCGGTCGCCCGCAGTTGGGCAACCGCCGGAACCTAGGGCAAACACATGTTTCTCAAGCCCGCGCCCGAGTTCGAGTAAGAACGCCGAGTGGTGAGTGTGTGGGATAGAGGAATTGTCACACCACGCTGCGTTTGGTACACCCTTTCCCCCCCTAGGTACAAGCAGCAGCGGAAAATttaacaacaaccaaaaaaaaaaaaactactaaatgaacgtacctgctgctgctgcgatggCTTGTACGACGATGCGTACGACGGTGCATAGTTtgagtgttgctgctgctgttgcgcctGTTGCAGTCCCTGCATGTGCTGCAGGTGGCCGGGCGGCGGAGCTTGCGCCACGGAGGGTCCGTTCTGGGGCGAGTGCTTCGAGTGATTCACCAGATGATtgttctgctgttgctgatgtgGATGCTGTTGAtgtggatgctgctgctgctgctgctgctgctgctgctgcggctgctgctgctgctgcggttgcagctggtgctgttgttgctgctggggtGGCGGTTGgggctgctgatggtggtgctgctgtggTTGTTGATTCTGCTGCAGCGTTGCTTGTGGCGGAGGGGAGTAGATTGATTGTTGCGGTGATTGTTGCTGTTCGCCTTCGGTTCCCTGttgtttttagtttagttaaattattattattatttttttgggggacaaaaaatggatttacagggttttccaggagttctcatagctgtgggacacattattgactttttcttcagtgaaatgaacttaatgtaacgggaattggactctatagcatccttgttggacaaatccaattggAATTTCCAAGAAATCTTGCCAAAAAGAGCCATTGAGCCCATTTTccaacatatgaagttcacttcctataagaaagagtcgaggaagtgtcccacaactatgagaacctctgaaaacccctgtataGGTAAGCAAGAGAGAAATGACAGTCTAGCAAGCAGCGGCGAAATCAGTCAGAAATGTTACCTTTGACACTAAACTCGCCCGGTAGGCGGCGAGAGCCTTCAAGTAGTCTTTCTTAGCAGCTTCCGTTTTCTTCTTATAAACCTGTAACAAGAAGAAGGCATTGAAACATGAGCAAACAGTTCAAAGGCCGTTAAAATTactcacaaaacaaaacacagcaaaacaaaaaactattaACTGGAGTAAACGGTTCAaagataaacataaaaaaaacaagataaatTACAGCTAAAACTAGAAAACAGCCACCAGTGCAGACAAACTCGTTGTAGAATTGTTGTAACACATTCCTGCAACCGGTGGGAACATCGTAGAAAAGGAGAAACGCAGCAAACGATACAAgataaatgaagaaaaaagcacaaacacacacacacacacacacttaatcACCGAACATAGCAAAAATGAAGCAagtcagcaaacaaaaaaaaagaagaagaaagaaacaaccGACGGGAAGAAGGTAACGGAACTGGAGCAGTGAAACAAAATGATGAGGAAGTAAAAGAGTGATTCTCAtcttgaaaattaaattgaaaaactttGCAAATGTTTCCACACTTCCCGCGTCTCGCTCTCCtcgccctccccccccccccccccacccccgcTCCCACCGGTTGATGTGATGGGAGCTTTGagtcgctctttctctctctctctgtctctctctctctctctctctctctctctctctatctctctcattTTATGTCGTCGGCGTGTCTTGTATTCGGGTTGCATACATAATGCTACTATCAGTGCTGCCgagccggtgtgtgtgtgtgtgtgtgtctagtgTGTACGTACTGCGAGAGGATGAGAGCGAGATGCAGCTGGaaggatgaaatgaaatacctttttcccatttcccaggGTTGCGAGGGGTAAAGGGAGGGCAAaaagaggggaggggggggagtggGGCTAGTAGAAGCGAGACACATAAGTGCACGAGAGCGAAGCAGAATGATGCTACTACGGCGCCAACGACGACGATTCTctctgtgtacgtgtgtgtgtgtgggtgtgtggccATGAGGGCACACAACCCCGTTCAGCGGCGCCTCCACCCCACAAGGATAAGAACAGATCTGCTCTACTAACCACCCACTAAACCCCCAGACCCTCCCCCCATCACAAAGTCAGTGATGGAAAGGGCAGACATGTGTAAAATggtggcccgtgcccgcgcgCATGTCCCCATTCTGCTCGCGGCCGCACCGCACGGAGCAAGAAGCCGGAGGAGCACGAGCGGAAGAAGCACAGCCAAGCGCTCCTACCGAACTCCACCCTGCTgccccgagagagagagagatagagagagagacagatagacagagagagagagagagagcaagagagaaagagtggcGGTTTCGTTTTCGCCAGCGAACATGATGTAAGACTTTTTCCCGACTAGCGCACGAGGAGCCGGTTGTTTAAACGAAAATTTCACAATATAAAGCTCATCATAAAGAACcaggaggagcagcagccaGGGAGCAGTGGGACGTGCACTAAAAGGACACactggtgggtgggtgggcaGGAGGAGAAATTCGTTATGTTATATAGCGATACGACATACGAGCAGAGCAAATAAAATTGCATACACTTCGCTCTCCCAGTCCCCAGCGCTGTTTCGCCAAAGCAAAGACGATGGTTATCATCGAAAAGCCCCGAGAGGAAGTGCAGGCGGCCACCGAGGAAGGGGAGTGCATTTTGGGTTATTTGTTATCTTTCTGTATACGAAGCGCGTCTGCtctccatgtgtgtgtgttagtgtttaTGCTTCAAACGTTACTTTCTATtggcttttttgctttttaaaaagcATTTGTTTTCCCGAAGTCTCTTTTCTACACTACTCCCCCCTCTCCACACATATATGGTGTTCTCGATTATTCATCTCGATTCGACAACAGGGAAAGAGAACGGCGAGCGCACGAGGTGGAGGAGTGTGATTTGATCAAATAGAGCTTTcatgttttcttcctttttgttttttttgatGTCTAAGATGTCTTCAACGCACCTAAAatgtggtggtgttgtgttcTTCTCTCATCGCTAGAGAAGAACTCGAACCGACTCGCTGAAAAAACTGTTGAAGTAAAATTAGAGAAGTGTAACacaccatcaacaacaacgcGGCGGGTGCGCATTAGAGATTCGATCTCACGCTCGTCGGGTGTGTCCTACCAAAAACCCCGTACGCTGAGCGGTTGGCACCACGAAAGCGCTTATCAATGCGTCGGTTAAAACAGCAACTGTATACAACGGGCGGGAAAGCCGCCCGAACTGATAAGCAAGGTTCGTTTGTTTCTGTGCCACATCTGCCTAATGATTCGATCGATTGAgcaccgagagagagagagagagaggttatTTGTTCGATGGCGGGATGGAATGGAGGAATGTGCGAAGGAGGATTATTTTCGCTCTGTGTCGATGTTATTGTTTCCCTGCAAAAACAAGCCAAACGGGAGGGCAAGGGAGATCTATAGAGAGCACTATGACTTCCTCCGCCCGGAAGGGAATGgcgaagggtgtgtgtgtgtgtgtgtgtgtatgctacACACGAAGGGATCCTTCTTCTTGGAGCGTAATCGGATTCCAAACTTCGGAATttaaagagagcgaaagagacaAAGAGGATAGAGCGCGAGGGAGAAACAAGGAGAGCGATCGAAACAGAACCAACCAGCGTGCGGCCAAGATGGAAGAGATGATTAGAAGTGGTACTCTCTGTCCTCCCCATTCCCTTCCCCACCTCCCTCGGTCCCCCGTCTCCAAGGTTTCCATCGTCTTGCTGCGCCCTTGCCCTCACCTTCACTTTTGCGCCCTAATGAGAACCTCTTGTGAGAGGAAGATTATTGcaaattcaattgaatttcatttctttACAAAAAGGATTCTTCCACCCCAGCTGCTGCACGTCCTCCCGGCCTTCCCCTGCACACTGCAATGGAGAGCCAAGGCAATGGTGAAATCTGTCCCACCCGCCCCACCTTCCCATCCCCACAGCGAGGGAAAGCAATTCTTGTATCACGAATTCAGTGGTAGATCAATATTTGCTTGAAAACATTTCCCCGTTCCGCTTTTCACCCGTTGCcgctgttttgcttttcaggCGCATTCTTCCCGGCCCCTAGGGTttggaagggagggggggggggagggggagggggagtggAGAGGGTGCTGTTGCTGTCAGAGTCGCGAAAGAGACCACGATAAGACCGCCGATTGCGAGATACTAGCAAACGAGATAGAGTGAATCCCTATGCGCGAAATGGTTTGTGTGGCTctatgtgtgtggttgtttgaagcatacgaaaaaaaagaagacgcCCGTACACAAACACTAACTATCCTATCCTTAGCCAAATAAGCGGAGCAAGTTCGTTGCTCTGATAACATTTTTGGGATGATGTtatgtgagtgttttttttttgtccgccCAACATAGTGTGCCGCAAAGTAATGCTTGCCTGCACTCTAGTTCTTCTAGAGAGcagccgggggggggggggggggggggggggcgaatgTAACTTTCCAAAAGTAAAAGCAGGGCGAGGTGGcgaggacaaaaaaaaacaaaaacaaaaaacagatgGCGTTTTTGGTTTCGAAACACGATTGATCGAACACATTCGTTGATTTATTGCGTGGATGAATAACATTGTCAGAAATTATTTATTCGCATGTCGTTTGCGGACGGCGAAAGACGATGTTGCAATTGGAAATAAATAACCGAATAGCAACACAATATGTTTTGCTAGGCCAAGTAAACCAGCCAAGTAAAGTAAGGtgcttttgaacattgtttaaCTGTAAGTAAACAACACAATCATTTCGCAGAGATTTTGggttttaaaacaaatctatGGCACAAAGGTAATAAGAATAAAGGTAATCTAGTTTTGATTACTAACTTCTTTTCAGGTTTTCTTTTGTCTTCAGATTTCTCTCACCTGAGATGGACAAAAACAGGGTTTAAggagattttttgttttaaagttATTTATACAGCATTTGTCGAGTTTCTCCCCTACATTGTTAagatttgtttcttcttcgctTGTATGCCTCATTAATTTGCTGTGATTGTAACGATGTACTAGTAAGAGATTTGAACCGACGACCAGCGGTGTGAAAGTCCAAGTGGTTGGCACGACACTAAACCATCTCTCGCAACGAGCTACGGTTCATTACCGATCAGTTACAAAGCAATTGACCTCGAGCAAGCACCACAAGCACAAGCACAAGcgaaaaatagaacaaaaggGAAACCCGAAACGTCGAGCTGTTCAATACGCATTCACGCGATTAATCGTTAATTAAGAAATCAGCCATGTGAGAGATAAGAGCGGAAACAGGATGATCCGTGCCACAAAAAACATGtcatgtacaaaaaaaaaactaaaggcGCGATGCAAGCaacaaggaaagaaaaaaaaacctacaccATTAATACACCAGCAGCGCATAAAACAAACgagtaataaaaattaagGAGCGGTAAAAGCGCTCCGCTAACCACACATACGCGACGTCCCGTTAAAGGGGttaaagcattttttaaatagcTAATTTCGATGGTTTTGTAATGTGGCAATCAGCaagccaaataaaaaaaaggaaaggaaagcacACAAATTTAGTGGCTCGCGCGCCACTCTCGCAAGCACGgccaaacgtgcgtgtgaggGACGGCGGTGAAACAAATCCCATGCCGCCCCCTGTTTCCTcttccattccatttttttctctcttccttttGCTGAGCCGGAACAGAAAATCGGGTTTAACAATAggacataaacaaaaaaaaataataaaacaccaaAAAGCGAAAAACGTAACAGACAAACGTGGTGTTGAGTTGATTAGAAATTTAAAAGCATATTGGaccgcgtgtatgtgtgtgtgttttttttctttcaaatggCGACACACACTTTCACCACTATCCACAACACCACCAAACTACACTATtacgtgcgcgtgtgtgcgcgtaTACTTACATTTTTATGCTCCGTCGCTAGCACGTCCCACATCGAGGCGACGATTTTGGAAACTTCGCCGAACGAGGCGTTCGGGTTTTGGCCTTTGATAGCTGCCTGCGTATCGCGGAAGAACAGCGCATAGGCAGAGACGGGCCTGGCAGAAGGAGGAAGGAGCGGGTTGAAGCAAAGGTTAGTAAAGGTTGTGGCTAAACACAGGgatttccaggagttctcatggctgtgggacactttatagACTCCTTCttaagtgaaatgaacttaatgtaatgggaatcgGACCCCAATGGCACgattgttggacaaatccaataggaatttccgaAGGAGCCTGACCAAATAGGGTGCCGTAGAGTCCCATTCCCACAATacgaagttcacttccaataggaaagagtcaaggaagtgtccgaCAACTGTGAGAGCCCCTGCAAAACCCTGTATAGTGCACAgaagaacgaaacaaaaagcacCCAAAAgacggaaagcaaaaaaaaaagagttgcactgtatgcaaaaaaaaaaaacagaactatTTGCTGTCCAAATTGttgtctctctttttttcttcttcctctttagGTGTCTTTTTATGGGTTTTGCTTTCCCTCCGCCAATCAGCTGGAAAAGCGCTTTGCAAAAAAGGGCCTAGGAGGCCGCTCATGCCTCGAACTTACTTCTGCGGCTCGTTGGGAtcccgttttttcttcttcttcgtgaCCTTGGGCTTcttggcggcggcggcggcagcggcggccgcGGCCGCAGCCGCAGCCGATGCCTTCATGCCGGCCGCCCCGACGAGCGCCTCCTCCCCGTACGACGGTTCCGACGATGGGCGCTTCAGGGAGTTtgcctgttgttgttgttgttgttgatgggacgagaatagagaaaaaaaaaaacaagaaggtCAGCAAAACGGGGCAGGATACAAATCacccgcacacaaaaaagagggCCCgcgcgattgtgtgtgtgtgtttgtgaaaagCGAACGAAGCGAACGATCAAAAATCGCTGGCCCCAAAAGGTGTCACGGCACGTGTATGCCGGGAGGGGCGTCGGGAGTtccgaaggaaaaaagggacgcgaatccttttttttttttcgttctcaaACGCACGCCGCACACACGCAGTGGGTCAACCGGTACGGTACgtcacagtgtgtgtgtgtgtgtgtgtgtggggcaaTTATTTATGCTGGCGCGTCGCTTACCGGAATCGTGTCGTCGCTGTCGTCGCTGGTGGTGCCGTTCTCCGTGCCCTGGCCGACCCCGTTCTGGGGCGGCGAGCGCCCAATGAAGCTGAGCGCATTTCCGCcaacgagctgctgctgctgctgctgctgaggggacagctgttgctgctgctgggcgggTGGTACCATCGAGGGGGACTGCTGGGGCGGCTGCATCACGTGCAGCGTGGGATTGTTGTTCGGACTAGCGTTCAGCTGATGGTAGGTCGGCTGGTTCGGCGACTGTAGCGTGTACGGGCtgtggaagagagagagcgagaaagaaagagagagggtgaACAAATGCCACGCAATAGGGTTAAAGCAACGGCGGCCAAAAGTGTGGAAGCATCCGAAAGAAACGTggggggggaaaaaaaaacaaccccgcAGGGCGATCAGCTGGGCGCTCGCGCGCTCCCGCACACACTCTGCAAGCAGCAGGCACGGCATGGGGGAGGCACGGTACGGCGGTAACAGGTATAAATGTTACGCGCGCGCGGACACCCAACCCCCGGCCGTTTGGGTGCGGCGGAAGCTGAAGCGGCTGGCTGAAAAACCGCTGATGATGTTGTGCGGTTGTTGTTGCCGGCGCCGCGCCGCTTggggagattttttttttaggttgGTTTCTCCCCCCACTGTTGGTTTATTATTTGTCGCTtggttgttcttttttgtgtttttttttcggggtgaggagagagagaaagcgaagaGGGTTCAAACCGCCACGGGGTGCAGCACGCGgcccggttttttttgtgtgtatgtgtgtggtttgttttgcaaaatacTACTGAGCAGTACGCCACGGGGCGTGCGGCTGGAATAAAGGGCTGGAAAGATGCTGCCTACGACgagctcccccccccccccccccacgcaATAGCGGTAAAATTGTGTATCGGGAGTCAAGGTCAGCTCACGGGGAATCGCGGGGGcgggaaaaggagggaaggtcgatttttgttcttttttttttttggttgcctGTTGCACGTCGCACTAAGAGTGAAAGTGTGTTTTCGCgccttttttcgtttcgtgcCCTCTCCcgtcggttttgttttgattgttgtcGCCTGGTCCGGCCTACACCTTTCGCGGGAGAGGGAATgcaggtggggggggggggggggggtgagggaAAAATGTGTTCGCTTAGGGTGGGTTTGTTGGtgttgctattgttgttgGATGCGAAATAATTATTTGACACGCGTATTGATTACTTCATCAGCTGCTTCTGGACAGTCTAGAGGTCGAGGACAGCTATCATGCGATCATTTGAAGTTGCTATATACATTATTCTAtgatttttgttataaaaatgctttttgttgtagttttgtgatcgaaaaaaaaacacacacaaataaataacaattattGTATTTTCGGTTTGCAAGTCGAGCGGCAGCTTTTATACCGCAATTAACTCCCAGTAAAGAGCTTGACTCGATAGTGACATCGCGAGCAGTCGTTACATTACACAAACACGTCTCCAGTTCAAATCTCTTTACTTTGCAGGTACACTTATACTTTAAACTATAAGCGTGTTTTCTCTCGTGTCGTTAGCATCATCTCCTCATTTTTAGCAATACGGTTCCGCCGGTGGTACCTTCtagtcccaaaaaaaaaacatctgaagaaaaaaacattctgAACTtccgcagaaaaaaaaacaaaatctgatCTTCCGCAGACGGAAAAAGCCGCTTGAAgagatttatttaataaaGCAAATGACATTTGTTGCGATTAAAATCTGGTTGCCATTCCATGTATGTGGCAAATCAAACGAGAGAAAATGTCAAAGCGTATGATGAGTATTACACCATCACATACCGCGGTTAGGTATCGCACTTCAAAGACATAATTGTAACACTGGTTTATTCGATTCGTGTTGTGATTTTCTGTTCTTTTCGATGGACGCATCGCAGCTTTAAGCGTTTGTTTGATTCTTCTGCCTTACTCGCAGCCACACAACACGGCCGGATGTTTTAACGAAATACCAATTCCGTAGACTGTTTGGAGACGGGAaagctgttaaaaaaaaaggatgagCTGTTTTGCATTCCAGTGCCCAGCGGCCAAGCCTCAACTGTTTGCCGTACAGTGGTAGAACGCAGACCGGGACCATAAACCAGTTCCAGCCGCATTATTAATTCGATTACTAATTGGACGGGAAATGGCAAAACAGGCAGCAAAGGACAGGTGTGTGTTGCGTACAGTACCATGCAGTTAACAGAGCTTTTATTTTCAGCTTTAAAAAAGGTATCATTCTCAATCTTATCCTTAATGAGCTCCAATTACTTCGAGAATACTAACACGCCACGCGCGGACGACGACAGGCAGATAACTGGCGACCATGCATGTGTTATTGGACGGGTGGGTAATTGGGTTGTAAAAataaggagaaaaaaaattacgTACCAATTTTACAGGCACAGATTATAAATGTAATGGCTCAATAGCACAAATGCCACTAGCATATAATTTTATACGAGAACCTTGATCAAAACATGTACCGGACTGGGCAGCTGGGTCACTACAACGACCCAATCGAGATGGCTGCATTGCCAGCGTTCAGGGCTGTTTCGCTGtcgattaatttatttttttatacattccCGGTCCATTCTGGCCGTGGCCGAGGTGCAAGGAAGATGGATCGAGTAAGATAATCGACACATccttttatgtgtttttggaaGCAAAGGCTGGATTTAAAATGGAACCTGTTCTCGGTCCGGCTGGCAGAAAGCGAATTGTACTTGAGTCGACAATAAACTGCATGCCCGGTGGGAAATTCTCGTAAGCTCTGCTGTCAGGCATCGTTAGCTAGACGTCGTCAGATTCAGTGTAATTTCATGTGACATAAATGGATGCACGCAGAAATGACGCAATATCAATCATCTACCGGACGCACTCTAGTTGTTCGACCAACAGGGATATAAAAAATCCCCAATCCAGGGCTGCTCCCAACCTTTCCCAAGTACATTCTGTAAATTTCCATAAAATTCTTCGCTCGAAAAGTTTGAGCGCATTTTTCTTCGCCCCGTTCAAACCCGTGACTGCGCTAGACAGTGGCGAATTTATTATTATGCATGGTTGCATTAGATTATTAATGGTTCTTTTTATCCTCTCCCCCAGCTGTCAATCCAGCATAACCAGCCCGCACGTGAGATGGTGGGATTGGCTGCGGTTGCAGGCTGTAGAGTTTGATAATTAACTTTCATCGTGCGCAATTATTGACTAACAAAAATGCTCGCTTTCGGCTACTGCCGGGCGGCCGTAATTCGATCAATCAACATTTCGATTTCAAAATCAAACCGAAATCGTACAACTGAAATATTTCCGGCTAATTCCAAACTTCCATCCGAGGACGGTGATTAGTTCTAGCCCCATCTGCATACGCTGCAAATGGAACGTATCGCTAGTTACAGCATTgcaatggttttttttgttgcctggCGCGCATTTCCCTCCCGAGCGGGCGAAGGATGCATCTTGGAAATCGGAATATTCCCGGAATGGTATCGATGGAACTCCATTTATTGGTGCCTTTGTGCAGCTGGAGTGATGGAGAACATTGCCTGATAGTTGGGTGGCTTtggaaatgatttatttaaaaccagatattccatttattttaatattttgttgttaCTAGAGTGCTTCCATTGCACGAGACTTGCTTCCTGAAGTATACAAATTCAAAGCCGGTTAATGGTCATGTATGATGTACTGCGAACAATTCATTGATTTGAAATAAGCTATGCCAGAAAGTTTGGCAAGGAGTATTTCTGTAACTACGTCATGGAGTGTTACGACCTGTAAGTTGGACTCTGAACTTTTTGGACTAGCGACTTGACATCTCGATTATTGAACTTATGAACTCGACGTTAGGTACTCTTTGAAAATGATATCGCACCTAAACGATCGCAACTTCTTAAACTAATCTTCTCAATTGCTTGATTTTTATAACTAACCCTTGGAATTGTATGCTTATTGAAATTAGCATCTCAACTTCTGCTATTAGATATATCAATTCCTTGGATAGCCCCTCTGAGCTTGATGATACAACTTCTTGAATTCAATATCTGAACTCCTTAGAATTGACAACTCAACTGTGAGAGTTATCTCAACCTTCTGGACGCGACATCACTGCTGATTTGTATTGACAACTTAACCATTGAAGATGTGTGTTTATGGTCTTGACATCTTACTTGACATCTTACCTTCTTGGACTGTATCATATCAAACTCACATACTTCATATGTCAACTTCAAGAACTAGATATTACAATTCCTAGAACTACATGTCTCAACTCTTTGGAGTTGGTGTCTGAACTGCATGGGCTTAGTCATCCCAATTACTGGAGAAACCACCGTAAGATGAAAATCATGAAAGGATACCTGTTTTTTCACCCCAAAATATCTTGGATATGTCCCAACGCGAACTTCAATAAATTTGGATCACAAAAACATTATTGGCAGAAGACGGGTTGTGATTAACCGATTGTTCCTGGTTCCTTACCTGTGATGGTTCATATCTTGGTGCCATTGGCCGTAGCCGGACTGCTGCTGGTCCTGCAGCAGGCCCACCATATGGCCGGATTGCTGCTGGGTGCTGCCGTGCATctgatactgctgctgctgctggggatgctgctgctgatggtgttgttgctgctgctgctgctgctgctgctgctgcggttgctggtgctgcag from Anopheles coluzzii chromosome X, AcolN3, whole genome shotgun sequence includes:
- the LOC120959398 gene encoding TOX high mobility group box family member 3-like, which encodes METSYNTAPIGAGSSEFDINMFDQYVYKTFHTPSFGDDEFDIQSMNSHLQHQQPQQQQQQQQQQQHHQQQHPQQQQQYQMHGSTQQQSGHMVGLLQDQQQSGYGQWHQDMNHHSPYTLQSPNQPTYHQLNASPNNNPTLHVMQPPQQSPSMVPPAQQQQQLSPQQQQQQQLVGGNALSFIGRSPPQNGVGQGTENGTTSDDSDDTIPANSLKRPSSEPSYGEEALVGAAGMKASAAAAAAAAAAAAAAKKPKVTKKKKKRDPNEPQKPVSAYALFFRDTQAAIKGQNPNASFGEVSKIVASMWDVLATEHKNVYKKKTEAAKKDYLKALAAYRASLVSKGTEGEQQQSPQQSIYSPPPQATLQQNQQPQQHHHQQPQPPPQQQQQHQLQPQQQQQPQQQQQQQQQQHPHQQHPHQQQQNNHLVNHSKHSPQNGPSVAQAPPPGHLQHMQGLQQAQQQQQHSNYAPSYASSYKPSQQQQAMMQMSHSHQNLHPGQQQQQQQQQQHQTAASHLHGPMIPMNAQQQQQMLAHQQQQQTHMSMAHQQQQQHQQHQQHQQQQQHQQQQHQQQQHPAMMNLPMAGQPHYMNQQMSHQQMQQQQQQQQFQHQHIKQEQQFQHQHIKQEQQFQHQHIKQEQQMHQQQLQQQELHHHQQQHHLQQHEQQLQLQQQHNHHHQQHLQQLDPQLQHQAQMQQMQGGGTVAGTMSSQSSVVEDLMGTPQQQQQQHQQQQQLQQQPAAAMVQQQSCPTSIAEPPAAIPQTCIRQGCNNLAIENPDWEDEYCSQECVVAHCRAVFATFQEDCLKGNAPPQPPQQQSYPAVK